One segment of Podospora pseudopauciseta strain CBS 411.78 chromosome 5 map unlocalized CBS411.78m_5.2, whole genome shotgun sequence DNA contains the following:
- a CDS encoding uncharacterized protein (EggNog:ENOG503P04N; CAZy:GH93; COG:E), translating into MAGYLLSKLGFDLKNQADNLDPGNNDDRPPPLPQLHISTEDHFPPSTQGTYPRLCQLSDGSLLKSYTTFGSDGERVLVVSRSVDQARSFEVVGEITRSHGDCDNCFLAELEPGVVLAAFRNHDLSGEDGNKPTWFRITVCRSRDGGRIWEYLSQAVEKGGSDGVWEPFVRIPVGRREEVQLFYSAEAEQGQRQDTMMVVSGDGGETWSEPRRITGEEGLRDGMVGIAGMKDAVSGKEALVMVLETTRCGPGRFSIEAVISYDEGLSWASRQEVYKPSGEGKNAGAPQIVTLAGGEGVAVVFMTDEDGNKGVWPSGAKIKTVLGVGLGNGVINWSREADTVFEEGSSWPGILGVGHGEALVVCETRSRIGGRLLSLDL; encoded by the coding sequence ATGGCCGGGtacctcctctccaagctcgGCTTCGACCTGAAGAATCAAGCAGATAACCTCGACCCTGGCAACAACGACgaccgcccccctcccctcccgcaaCTCCACATCTCCACCGAGGACCACTTTCCCCCTTCCACGCAAGGGACCTACCCCCGTCTGTGCCAGCTATCCGACGGCTCCCTCCTCAAGAGCTACACCACCTTTGGCTCTGACGGGGAGAGAGTCCTGGTTGTATCACGCAGCGTTGACCAAGCTCGTTCGTTCGAAGTCGTGGGGGAAATCACACGCTCCCACGGTGACTGCGACAACTGTTTTCTTGCTGAGCTGGAGCCGGGGGTTGTGTTGGCTGCTTTTAGGAACCATGATTTGAGCGGTGAAGATGGTAATAAGCCGACCTGGTTCCGGATTACGGTTTGTCGATCtcgggatggggggaggatttgggaGTATTTGAGCCAGGCGGTGGAGAAAGGGGGCTCAGATGGGGTGTGGGAGCCGTTTGTAAGGATTCCTGTGGGGAGGCGAGAGGAGGTGCAGTTGTTTTATTCGGCCGAGGCGGAGCAGGGGCAGAGGCAGGACACGATGATGGTTGTTAGTGGGGATGGCGGGGAGACGTGGTCAGAGCCGAGGAGGATtacgggggaggaggggttgagagatgggatggtgggAATTGCCGGTATGAAGGATGCAGTTTCTGGCAAAGAggcgctggtgatggtgttggagaCCACAAGGTGTGGGCCTGGGAGGTTTAGCATTGAGGCGGTGATTTCGTACGACGAGGGACTGAGCTGGGCGTCAAGGCAAGAGGTGTACAAGCCATCTGGAGAGGGTAAAAATGCCGGGGCACCGCAGATTGTGACTCTggctggtggggagggagtggcgGTGGTATTTATGACAGATGAGGATGGGAACAAAGGGGTATGGCCTTCTGgggccaagatcaagactGTTTTaggggttgggttggggaatGGAGTGATCAACTGGAGTCGGGAGGCTGATACTGTTTTCGAGGAGGGGAGTTCATGGCCAGGGATTCTAGGAGTCGGTCACGGGGAGGCGCTGGTGGTCTGCGAGACGAGGAGCAGAATTGGGGGTAGGCTGTTGAGCTTGGATCTCTGA